A portion of the Bacteroidota bacterium genome contains these proteins:
- a CDS encoding NUDIX domain-containing protein yields the protein MELLKKTIPVTCAVIRQEDRILAVQRSRHDPMLPGLWEFPGGKVEPGETEEACLIREIREELELEVEILKRLPDVNWDYGNVLIRMTPFIVRIVTGTMKLNDHDAFRWMTVADLMSLDWAPADVPVVRGLMSEAGY from the coding sequence ATGGAATTACTGAAAAAAACCATACCGGTTACCTGTGCGGTGATCCGGCAGGAGGACCGCATTCTGGCCGTTCAGCGCAGCCGTCATGACCCGATGTTGCCAGGGTTGTGGGAATTTCCCGGCGGAAAGGTCGAGCCGGGTGAAACCGAAGAAGCCTGTCTCATCAGGGAAATCAGGGAGGAACTGGAACTGGAAGTGGAGATACTGAAGCGGCTGCCCGATGTGAACTGGGATTACGGCAATGTACTCATCCGAATGACCCCCTTTATCGTCAGAATAGTGACGGGCACCATGAAGCTGAACGATCATGATGCCTTCCGCTGGATGACGGTGGCCGATCTGATGTCGCTGGACTGGGCACCGGCCGATGTGCCGGTTGTGCGTGGGCTGATGTCAGAGGCAGGTTACTGA
- a CDS encoding TonB-dependent receptor, translating to MTSWLIGQDPDTTLKNLPVYEMEEIPVVADRDARLSVSYSAGLVTMVPDSVMKSRPRWSDLVSLLPGGMMKEFGGSAGVQTLTSRGTTSSQNVVVLDGMVLNDGLTGTTNLGLVQPSQLSRLTFRSGGYSSDVAAGGLGSTLYLGSRSERKPSIRLETSYGSWNTLTTTASLSGQSGSWFGSGVISRSSSDGNFDFIRPGETVTSQREWNAGRQISGLVTGGYESGDLTLQSVFMVTTQHQQVPGAVATGNPNNDGAVMDQSDVRWIPSFSGLLNGNRYRMSGLVRSTQTKYDDPDAPSGPVDWSDREQALRLDWIPEGSNWPAVGLYLRNQKGNADVWLGKPTVFRQDRQSLALFSGWDGEWIRIQGRLETSSDYSPLMTGAVAGVIRHENWYATLSLIRNARFPSFTEIQFRKTGETLFPEQYTGFEPELRFTGRWLSATTRGFWYRIDHKIIGIPQTPVRWSAINAGSVIGTGIEQTVTAQTDWVEWWGQFIWQRVTLTDQKNRVLNGKQVVYTPFLQGATGFTSAMGSWQLGTDLSFTGERYWGSLNLPDERLYAVALWNATIAYQSGILTTPIHLTFKVQNITGYRYEWVRSYPMPGRSIILEATCDFL from the coding sequence GGTCCCCGATTCTGTCATGAAATCGCGCCCGCGTTGGTCCGATCTGGTTTCCCTTTTGCCGGGTGGAATGATGAAAGAATTTGGCGGAAGCGCCGGTGTGCAGACGCTTACCAGCCGGGGAACCACGTCTTCACAAAATGTGGTGGTTCTCGATGGCATGGTTCTGAATGACGGACTGACCGGCACGACCAATCTCGGTCTGGTGCAACCCTCCCAGCTATCCCGTCTGACGTTCCGGTCGGGCGGGTATTCCTCCGATGTGGCCGCAGGCGGTTTAGGCTCGACCCTGTACCTTGGCAGCCGCTCTGAACGGAAGCCATCCATCCGGCTGGAAACGTCCTATGGTTCCTGGAATACCCTCACCACCACCGCCAGCTTATCGGGACAGTCGGGATCCTGGTTCGGGTCGGGTGTGATCAGCCGGTCATCGTCCGATGGAAATTTCGACTTTATCCGTCCGGGCGAAACGGTCACCAGTCAGCGGGAATGGAATGCCGGCCGTCAGATCAGCGGACTGGTCACCGGCGGATACGAATCGGGCGATCTGACCCTTCAGTCGGTGTTCATGGTAACCACCCAGCACCAGCAGGTCCCTGGTGCAGTGGCCACCGGAAATCCAAACAACGATGGCGCTGTGATGGACCAATCGGATGTCCGCTGGATTCCGTCCTTTTCCGGTTTGCTGAACGGTAATCGCTACCGGATGTCAGGATTGGTGCGTTCCACACAGACAAAGTACGATGATCCCGATGCGCCTTCCGGACCGGTGGATTGGTCCGACCGTGAACAGGCGCTTCGTCTCGACTGGATTCCTGAGGGTTCAAATTGGCCGGCTGTGGGTCTGTATCTGCGGAATCAGAAAGGAAATGCCGATGTGTGGTTGGGCAAACCGACCGTCTTCAGGCAGGACCGGCAGAGTCTGGCACTTTTCTCCGGATGGGATGGCGAATGGATTCGCATTCAGGGCCGTCTCGAAACCAGTTCGGATTATTCACCGCTGATGACAGGGGCCGTTGCCGGTGTGATCCGCCATGAAAACTGGTATGCCACGCTTTCGCTTATCCGCAATGCCCGTTTTCCTTCTTTCACCGAGATACAATTCAGAAAAACGGGCGAAACCCTGTTTCCTGAACAATACACCGGGTTTGAACCTGAACTGCGTTTTACCGGCCGTTGGCTGTCTGCAACCACCCGCGGATTCTGGTACCGGATTGATCATAAAATCATCGGGATTCCGCAAACGCCGGTCCGGTGGTCGGCTATCAATGCAGGGTCGGTTATCGGAACCGGTATCGAACAGACCGTCACTGCACAAACGGATTGGGTCGAGTGGTGGGGTCAATTTATCTGGCAACGGGTAACCCTGACCGATCAGAAAAACCGGGTTCTGAACGGAAAACAGGTGGTTTACACACCGTTTCTGCAGGGAGCAACCGGCTTTACCTCGGCCATGGGTTCCTGGCAGTTGGGAACCGACCTGTCGTTTACCGGAGAGCGTTACTGGGGAAGCCTGAACCTTCCGGATGAACGGCTCTATGCAGTGGCGTTGTGGAATGCCACTATCGCCTACCAGTCCGGTATTCTGACCACCCCAATTCATCTGACATTCAAAGTACAAAACATCACTGGTTACCGGTATGAGTGGGTCCGATCGTACCCCATGCCGGGCCGGTCCATTATTCTGGAGGCAACATGCGATTTTCTCTGA